The following are encoded together in the Psychrilyobacter piezotolerans genome:
- a CDS encoding VOC family protein — MEISKQPIFKNIDCVQFYIPNLQDGLEYYCNKLGLKIIWQSDSAIGLGMSEGIAEIVIQNERKAQEIDIKVESVIDTIVEIKRAGGEIICGPFDIKIGKCAVVKDPWGNQYVILDATKGTFITDDEGNIIGQNSSSIKNID; from the coding sequence ATGGAGATATCAAAACAACCAATATTTAAAAATATAGACTGTGTGCAATTTTATATTCCTAATTTACAGGATGGATTAGAATATTATTGCAATAAACTTGGATTGAAAATTATATGGCAATCCGATTCAGCAATAGGTCTTGGAATGAGCGAAGGAATAGCGGAAATTGTTATTCAAAATGAGCGAAAAGCACAAGAGATTGACATTAAAGTAGAATCAGTAATAGATACAATTGTAGAAATAAAAAGAGCAGGTGGAGAAATTATATGTGGACCTTTTGATATAAAAATAGGAAAATGTGCTGTTGTAAAAGACCCTTGGGGTAATCAATATGTAATATTAGATGCTACAAAAGGTACTTTTATTACTGATGATGAAGGGAATATTATTGGACAAAATAGTAGCTCAATCAAAAATATTGATTAA